One Solirubrobacter pauli DNA segment encodes these proteins:
- a CDS encoding glycosyltransferase family 4 protein, with product MRIGIIAAARFPIAEPFAGGLEAHVWDLADRLRLQGHELTLFAGPGSDPRLGVELLDLQRPRVSDAARADVSMSAPEWLDEHHAYLRLMVRLARTAADAFDVVHNHSLHHLPIAMASTLPVPIVSTLHTPPTPWLESAIQVEDECDVTFAAVSAHTAAAWSHLIPDAHVIHNGVDVDRWRQGPGGGPAVWFGRIVPEKGPHLAIDAAVRAGRPLRLAGPIADRTYFRDEIRPRLAQPGIEYVGHRTQAQLAALVGDASVALITPCWDEPYGLVVAEALACGTPVAAFARGALPELIHDGCGRLVAPGDVAALATAIDEAAQLSRTAARAQAVRECSLERMVARYVDLYETLAFRSSLPCTRSAPRPLASAR from the coding sequence TTGAGGATCGGGATCATCGCCGCGGCGCGGTTCCCGATCGCCGAGCCGTTCGCGGGCGGCCTCGAGGCGCACGTGTGGGACCTCGCCGACCGCCTGCGCCTCCAGGGGCACGAGCTGACGCTGTTCGCCGGGCCCGGCTCGGACCCGCGGCTGGGCGTCGAGCTGCTCGACCTGCAGCGCCCGAGGGTGAGCGACGCGGCCCGGGCCGACGTGAGCATGAGCGCGCCCGAGTGGCTCGACGAGCATCACGCCTACCTGCGGCTGATGGTCCGGCTCGCGCGCACCGCCGCCGACGCGTTCGACGTCGTCCACAACCACTCGCTGCACCACCTGCCGATCGCGATGGCGAGCACGCTGCCCGTGCCGATCGTGAGCACGCTGCACACGCCGCCGACGCCCTGGCTGGAGTCGGCGATCCAGGTCGAGGACGAGTGCGACGTCACCTTCGCCGCCGTGAGCGCGCACACCGCCGCCGCCTGGTCGCACCTGATCCCCGACGCCCACGTCATCCACAACGGCGTCGACGTCGACCGCTGGCGTCAGGGTCCCGGCGGCGGCCCGGCCGTGTGGTTCGGCAGGATCGTCCCCGAGAAGGGACCGCACCTGGCGATCGACGCCGCCGTGCGCGCCGGCCGGCCGCTCCGGCTCGCCGGCCCGATCGCCGACCGCACCTACTTCCGGGACGAGATCCGCCCGCGGCTCGCCCAGCCCGGCATCGAGTACGTCGGCCACCGCACCCAGGCCCAGCTCGCGGCGCTCGTGGGGGATGCGTCCGTGGCGCTGATCACCCCCTGCTGGGACGAGCCCTACGGCCTCGTGGTCGCCGAGGCGCTCGCCTGCGGGACGCCCGTCGCGGCGTTCGCCCGCGGCGCGCTGCCGGAGCTCATCCACGACGGCTGTGGCCGGCTGGTCGCGCCCGGCGACGTGGCCGCCCTCGCGACCGCGATCGACGAGGCCGCGCAGCTCTCGCGCACCGCGGCCCGCGCGCAGGCCGTGCGCGAGTGCTCGCTCGAGAGGATGGTCGCCCGCTACGTCGACCTGTACGAGACGCTGGCGTTCAGATCCAGCCTTCCTTGTACGCGATCCGCGCCGCGTCCGCTCGCGTCGGCGCGTTGA
- a CDS encoding response regulator transcription factor, which yields MIRLLLADDEDLVREALATLLELEPDFKVVAQAGHGRAAVELAAQHELDLVVLDLEMPELDGVSATEAILARRTVPVVLLTRHARPGVLRRALTAGVRAFVPKTTPADRLARILRDVHAGGRYIDSEIAATALTEGTCPLSDRELDLLRHVHMGRSAAAIAEVAHLAPGTVRNYLSSAMAKLNAPTRADAARIAYKEGWI from the coding sequence GTGATCCGGCTCCTCCTGGCCGACGACGAGGACCTCGTGCGCGAGGCGCTGGCCACGCTGCTCGAGCTCGAACCGGACTTCAAGGTCGTCGCGCAGGCGGGCCACGGCCGCGCGGCGGTCGAGCTCGCCGCCCAGCACGAGCTCGACCTCGTCGTGCTCGACCTCGAGATGCCCGAGCTGGACGGCGTCTCCGCCACCGAGGCGATCCTCGCGCGGCGGACCGTGCCGGTCGTCCTGCTCACGCGCCACGCCCGGCCGGGCGTGCTCCGGCGCGCGCTCACCGCGGGCGTCCGCGCGTTCGTCCCCAAGACCACGCCCGCCGACCGGCTCGCCCGGATCCTGCGCGACGTCCACGCGGGCGGGCGCTACATCGACTCCGAGATCGCCGCCACGGCGCTCACCGAGGGCACGTGCCCGCTCAGCGACCGCGAGCTGGACCTGCTGCGGCACGTGCACATGGGCCGCAGCGCCGCCGCGATCGCCGAGGTCGCGCACCTCGCGCCGGGCACCGTGCGCAACTACCTGTCGTCGGCGATGGCCAAGCTCAACGCGCCGACGCGAGCGGACGCGGCGCGGATCGCGTACAAGGAAGGCTGGATCTGA
- a CDS encoding sensor histidine kinase, whose protein sequence is MDRTEAGLQWMRRMTRWTLASVAGLAVLIPASDLLARDRPAAAVVAALAGLGFVGYVQTRLLLGGMAGLHDAPRSPWLVGAAAAVGLVLWGALVDGDPVRWMWVLPVSAVVCGATFSAGPRGRWLVLAAGLIAVFMTGWLVTGEVDAGRSGTAVLATFAITCLAQVWIWDVTLRLDQAREQAGEVAVLRERLRFAGDLHDIQGHQLQAIALKAQLASRLVGRDDEAARRNADDAHALALQALAETRELVQGYRKVGLATELANAVGILKAAGVDAEVEGAPESVPVALQPLFGSLVREGATNLLRHTKAARCEIAVERDGDDIVVRVIDDGVARVVAPAGDGTGVAGLRERFAAVGGRVDAEPLAPRGFELVGRAPHRAAA, encoded by the coding sequence ATGGACCGGACCGAGGCGGGCCTGCAGTGGATGCGCCGGATGACCCGGTGGACGCTGGCGAGCGTCGCGGGGCTCGCCGTGCTCATCCCGGCGAGCGACCTGCTGGCCCGCGACCGGCCGGCCGCGGCGGTGGTCGCCGCGCTCGCCGGGCTGGGCTTCGTCGGCTACGTCCAGACGCGGCTGCTGCTGGGCGGGATGGCCGGGCTGCACGACGCGCCGCGCTCGCCGTGGCTCGTCGGCGCGGCGGCGGCGGTCGGCCTCGTGCTGTGGGGTGCGCTCGTGGACGGTGACCCCGTGCGGTGGATGTGGGTGCTGCCGGTCTCCGCCGTGGTCTGCGGCGCGACGTTCAGCGCGGGGCCCCGCGGCCGCTGGCTCGTGCTGGCGGCCGGGCTGATCGCGGTCTTCATGACCGGCTGGCTGGTCACCGGCGAGGTGGACGCCGGGCGCAGCGGCACCGCGGTGCTCGCCACGTTCGCGATCACCTGCCTCGCCCAGGTGTGGATCTGGGACGTGACCCTGCGCCTGGACCAGGCGCGTGAGCAGGCCGGCGAGGTCGCGGTGCTGCGCGAGCGGCTGCGCTTCGCGGGTGATCTGCACGACATCCAGGGTCATCAGCTGCAGGCGATCGCGCTCAAGGCGCAGCTCGCGTCCCGGCTGGTCGGCCGCGACGACGAAGCCGCGCGCCGCAACGCCGACGACGCGCACGCGCTGGCCCTGCAGGCGCTGGCGGAGACGCGCGAGCTGGTCCAGGGGTACCGCAAGGTCGGGCTCGCGACCGAGCTGGCGAACGCGGTCGGGATCCTCAAGGCGGCCGGGGTCGACGCCGAGGTCGAGGGCGCGCCCGAGTCGGTGCCGGTCGCGCTGCAGCCGCTGTTCGGCTCGCTCGTGCGCGAGGGCGCGACGAACCTCCTCCGGCACACGAAGGCCGCCCGCTGCGAGATCGCGGTCGAGCGCGACGGCGACGACATCGTCGTGCGCGTGATCGACGACGGCGTCGCGCGCGTGGTCGCGCCCGCCGGCGACGGCACCGGCGTGGCGGGCCTGCGCGAGCGCTTCGCCGCGGTCGGCGGACGCGTGGACGCGGAGCCGCTCGCGCCGCGCGGGTTCGAGCTCGTCGGCCGAGCACCGCACCGGGCGGCCGCGTGA
- a CDS encoding ABC transporter ATP-binding protein: MPVIEVTDLRCTYGAHVAVDGVDFTVERGEVFALLGANGAGKTTTLETLEGHRAPQGGRVRVFGHEPRTARRAVRRRTGVMLQDGGFAGELTVRETANLWARLGTRDGDVESDLAQLDLSHRADVAVEQLSGGEQRRLEVALAIHGRPELLIFDEPTTGLDPESRRRTWQVIGELVAAGTTILLTTHYLEEAEALADRVAILRDGRIAIAGTLGQVSAQLPARIAFRAPAVPLPPDLEALRVEGRVGEVVLETPRLQPDLARLLAWADAHDLTLDRLHARGGSLEDVFMTVVA, encoded by the coding sequence ATGCCCGTGATCGAAGTCACCGACCTGCGATGCACGTACGGCGCCCACGTGGCCGTCGACGGCGTCGACTTCACCGTCGAGCGCGGGGAGGTGTTCGCGCTGCTCGGCGCCAACGGCGCCGGCAAGACGACCACGCTCGAGACGCTCGAAGGCCACCGCGCGCCCCAGGGCGGGCGCGTCCGCGTGTTCGGCCACGAGCCGCGGACGGCGCGCCGCGCCGTCCGCCGCCGCACGGGCGTCATGCTCCAGGACGGCGGCTTCGCCGGCGAGCTCACCGTGCGCGAGACCGCGAACCTGTGGGCCCGGCTGGGCACGCGCGACGGGGACGTGGAATCCGACCTCGCCCAGCTCGACCTCTCCCACCGCGCAGATGTCGCGGTCGAGCAGCTCTCCGGCGGCGAGCAGCGCCGCCTGGAGGTCGCGCTGGCGATCCACGGCCGCCCGGAGCTGCTGATCTTCGACGAGCCGACGACCGGGCTGGACCCCGAGTCGCGCCGCCGCACGTGGCAGGTGATCGGCGAGCTCGTCGCGGCCGGCACGACGATCCTGCTGACCACGCACTACCTGGAAGAGGCCGAGGCGCTCGCGGACCGCGTCGCGATCCTGCGTGACGGCCGGATAGCGATCGCTGGCACGCTCGGCCAGGTCTCCGCGCAGCTTCCCGCACGGATCGCGTTCCGCGCGCCGGCCGTTCCGCTGCCACCGGACCTCGAAGCGCTCCGCGTCGAAGGCCGCGTGGGCGAGGTGGTGCTCGAGACGCCCCGCCTGCAGCCCGACCTCGCGCGGCTGCTCGCCTGGGCCGACGCCCACGACCTCACGCTCGACCGCCTGCACGCCCGCGGCGGGTCACTGGAAGACGTCTTCATGACGGTGGTGGCATGA
- a CDS encoding ABC transporter permease — translation MSRVIALAGAEVRILLRNKLVCATALLLPLGLGALIATDGEPGAWGDVVAMQFVFVMLFCVYATATTSLAARRRQLVLKRLRSGELSDLQILAGLLSPLLILAAVQSALLLICAVALGAPLPDRPLTLVPAYVFGSVMAASLALATTAFTASAELAQITVAPVFLAALASATWVLSVTPDAASWLMHLTPGGALADLVRQGWEDGGHLLPPIAGLIVWTGIGYEIAKRRLTWEPRR, via the coding sequence ATGAGCCGTGTCATCGCACTGGCCGGTGCCGAGGTGCGCATCCTGCTGCGGAACAAGCTGGTCTGCGCGACCGCGCTGCTGCTGCCGCTCGGGCTGGGGGCGCTGATCGCCACCGACGGCGAACCCGGCGCCTGGGGCGACGTCGTCGCCATGCAGTTCGTGTTCGTGATGCTGTTCTGCGTGTACGCGACGGCGACGACCTCGCTCGCCGCCCGGCGCCGCCAGCTCGTCCTCAAGCGGTTGCGCAGCGGCGAGCTGAGCGACCTGCAGATCCTCGCCGGGCTGCTGTCCCCGCTGCTGATCCTCGCCGCGGTGCAGTCCGCCCTGCTGCTCATCTGCGCGGTCGCGCTGGGCGCTCCGCTCCCCGATCGCCCGCTCACGCTCGTGCCCGCGTACGTGTTCGGGAGCGTCATGGCCGCGTCGCTCGCCCTCGCCACGACCGCCTTCACGGCCAGCGCGGAGCTCGCCCAGATCACGGTCGCCCCGGTGTTCCTCGCCGCGCTCGCGAGCGCGACGTGGGTGCTGTCGGTCACGCCTGACGCGGCCAGCTGGCTCATGCACCTCACGCCGGGCGGCGCGCTCGCCGACCTCGTCCGCCAGGGCTGGGAGGACGGCGGGCACCTGCTGCCGCCGATCGCCGGGCTGATCGTGTGGACCGGCATCGGCTACGAGATCGCCAAGCGCCGGCTCACGTGGGAGCCGCGTCGCTAG
- a CDS encoding glycoside hydrolase family 15 protein, translated as MTELADYALLADCHGAALVARDGSIDWCCMPRFDTGAVFARLLDPDAGTCTVEVDGGHAGDRRYLDGTFVLETRLHADEGEARLLDLMPLADPLSPAPDHRGLLRIVEGVRGTVRVRIRATPRFDEGEIAPWFRDRGRGLITATSGDDGLLCVGPTDLRLDGDTIVAEATLRPGERLRVLLATRRPAELDEVEDEPPPSEALDAALEDTIDGWREWELATRHPELAAAGVHRSALVLKALTYAPTGAMVAAPTTSLPEAVAGDERRTWDYRYAWIRDAVLATRCLTELGHDEEAKAFRRFVDRSGAGAAGDVRVFYGVGGERRLPERTLSHLRGFDGAQPVRSGNDAGPQLQLDSYGHLLEQSWTWAQLGRPPDDDQWRFLRGLVDAAAERWDVPDAGIWEWRGEPRHFVHSKLMCWVALDRGLLLAEQSMRRAPARHWRAARDAVREAVLAEGFDARRGTFVQAFGADDLDASVLRMPSYGFLAYEDERMLGTVAAVRAALEVAPGRLRRYDADDGMPPEGAFVACSFWLAECLAGQGRLDEAQAVYDGACATATDLGLLAEQVDPASGRLLGNFPLALTHLSHIHAALALEAAR; from the coding sequence ATGACGGAGCTGGCGGACTACGCGCTGCTCGCGGACTGCCACGGCGCGGCGCTCGTCGCGCGTGACGGCTCGATCGACTGGTGCTGCATGCCACGCTTCGACACCGGCGCGGTGTTCGCGCGGCTGCTCGACCCGGACGCGGGCACGTGCACGGTCGAGGTCGACGGCGGGCACGCGGGCGACCGGCGGTACCTGGACGGGACGTTCGTGCTGGAGACGCGGCTGCACGCCGACGAGGGCGAGGCGCGCCTGCTCGACCTGATGCCGCTCGCCGACCCGCTCTCCCCCGCGCCCGACCACCGTGGGCTGCTGCGGATCGTCGAGGGCGTGCGCGGCACGGTCCGGGTCCGCATCCGGGCCACGCCGCGCTTCGACGAGGGCGAGATCGCCCCGTGGTTCCGCGACCGTGGACGCGGGTTGATCACCGCCACCTCCGGCGACGACGGGCTGCTGTGCGTCGGTCCGACCGACCTCCGGCTCGACGGCGACACGATCGTGGCCGAGGCGACGCTGCGCCCCGGCGAGCGGCTGCGCGTCCTGCTGGCCACGCGCCGGCCCGCGGAGCTCGACGAGGTGGAGGACGAGCCGCCCCCGTCCGAGGCGCTGGACGCCGCGCTGGAGGACACGATCGACGGCTGGCGCGAATGGGAGCTCGCGACCAGGCACCCGGAGCTCGCCGCCGCGGGCGTGCACCGGTCCGCGCTGGTGCTCAAGGCACTGACCTACGCGCCGACCGGAGCGATGGTCGCGGCGCCGACCACGTCGCTGCCGGAGGCCGTGGCGGGCGACGAGCGGCGCACCTGGGACTACCGCTACGCCTGGATCCGCGACGCCGTGCTGGCCACGCGCTGCTTGACCGAGCTCGGCCACGACGAGGAGGCGAAGGCGTTCCGGCGCTTCGTCGACCGCTCGGGCGCGGGCGCGGCCGGCGACGTGCGGGTGTTCTACGGCGTCGGCGGCGAGCGCCGGCTGCCCGAGCGGACCCTGTCGCACCTGCGCGGCTTCGACGGCGCGCAGCCGGTGCGCTCGGGCAACGACGCCGGTCCCCAGCTCCAGCTCGACTCCTACGGGCACCTGCTCGAGCAGAGCTGGACGTGGGCGCAGCTCGGCCGGCCGCCGGACGACGACCAGTGGCGCTTCCTGCGCGGGCTCGTGGACGCGGCCGCCGAGCGCTGGGACGTGCCCGACGCCGGCATCTGGGAGTGGCGCGGCGAGCCGCGCCACTTCGTGCACTCGAAGCTGATGTGCTGGGTGGCGCTGGACCGCGGGCTGCTGCTGGCGGAGCAGTCGATGCGCCGTGCGCCCGCGCGGCACTGGCGGGCGGCGCGCGACGCGGTCCGCGAGGCGGTGCTCGCCGAGGGCTTCGACGCCAGGCGCGGGACGTTCGTGCAGGCCTTCGGGGCCGATGACCTGGACGCGTCCGTCCTGCGGATGCCCAGCTACGGCTTCCTCGCCTACGAGGACGAGCGGATGCTCGGCACGGTCGCCGCCGTGCGCGCGGCGCTGGAGGTGGCGCCCGGGCGGTTGCGCCGCTACGACGCCGACGACGGCATGCCGCCCGAGGGCGCGTTCGTGGCGTGCTCGTTCTGGCTCGCCGAGTGCCTGGCCGGCCAGGGGCGGCTCGACGAGGCGCAGGCCGTGTACGACGGCGCGTGCGCCACCGCGACCGACCTGGGGCTGCTCGCCGAGCAGGTCGACCCGGCGAGCGGACGGCTGCTCGGCAACTTCCCGCTCGCGCTCACGCACCTGTCGCACATCCACGCCGCGCTCGCGCTGGAAGCCGCGCGCTAG
- a CDS encoding SDR family oxidoreductase, translated as MLNGKVVVVTGASAGVGRATVRELARQGAAVGLIARDRGRLDAAAAEARAAGVRACVAPADISDADALERAAATIEAELGPIDVWVNAAMTAVLAEVSDTTPEEFKRVTEVVYLGSVHGVQCALRRMLPRNEGVIVQVGSALSRRGIPLQATYCAAKHAVKGFCDSLRAELIHHDSNVKVTLVQLPGLNTPQFGWVRTRLEHHPQPVAPIYQPEVAARAVVHAISHPKREHWVGGSTVYTILGEKLISGAMDRFLGRTNEDGQQTDIPIDPAERDDNLFSPPPGDPGAHGIFDADAHDRSPQWWLNTHRPLVAAGVGGIVAVAVAAARR; from the coding sequence ATGTTGAACGGGAAGGTGGTCGTGGTCACGGGGGCGTCGGCGGGCGTGGGACGCGCGACGGTGCGCGAGCTCGCCCGGCAGGGCGCGGCGGTCGGCCTGATCGCGCGCGACCGTGGCCGGCTCGACGCCGCCGCGGCCGAGGCGCGGGCCGCAGGCGTCCGCGCGTGCGTGGCGCCCGCGGACATCAGCGACGCCGACGCGCTCGAGCGGGCTGCGGCGACGATCGAGGCCGAGCTGGGGCCGATCGACGTCTGGGTCAACGCGGCCATGACCGCCGTGCTCGCGGAGGTGTCCGACACGACCCCCGAGGAGTTCAAGCGCGTGACCGAGGTCGTCTACCTCGGCAGCGTGCACGGCGTGCAGTGCGCGTTGCGGCGGATGCTGCCGCGCAACGAGGGCGTGATCGTGCAGGTCGGCTCGGCGCTGTCGCGGCGCGGGATCCCGTTGCAGGCCACGTACTGCGCCGCCAAGCACGCGGTCAAGGGGTTCTGCGACTCGCTCCGGGCGGAGCTGATCCACCACGACTCGAACGTGAAGGTCACGCTCGTGCAGCTGCCCGGGCTCAACACGCCGCAGTTCGGCTGGGTGCGCACGCGGCTCGAGCACCACCCGCAGCCGGTGGCGCCGATCTACCAGCCGGAGGTCGCCGCCCGCGCGGTCGTCCACGCGATCAGCCACCCGAAGCGTGAGCACTGGGTCGGCGGCTCGACCGTCTACACGATCCTCGGCGAGAAGCTGATCTCGGGGGCGATGGACCGGTTCCTCGGCCGCACGAACGAGGACGGCCAGCAGACCGACATCCCGATCGACCCGGCCGAACGCGACGACAACCTCTTCTCGCCGCCGCCCGGCGATCCGGGAGCGCACGGGATCTTCGACGCGGACGCGCACGACCGCAGCCCGCAGTGGTGGCTCAACACGCACCGGCCGCTCGTCGCCGCGGGCGTGGGTGGCATCGTCGCCGTCGCGGTGGCGGCGGCGCGTCGATGA
- a CDS encoding DUF1360 domain-containing protein, whose translation MSTSPPQDRTDLPGRLGADYAAAADDQRPLAGYSVLTSTFGLLFAGGLLAARRSGRDLPERVGVRDLALGGIATYKLSRMITKDKVTAFARAPFTRFQEKAGHGEVEEAARGRGLRYAIGELLVCPYCLGQWVAGAFTVGFVFAPRLTRLLAGMWTMYAIADVAQLGYKALEEQS comes from the coding sequence ATGAGCACGAGCCCGCCGCAAGACCGCACCGACCTGCCGGGCCGCCTCGGCGCCGACTACGCCGCCGCCGCCGACGACCAGCGCCCGCTGGCCGGCTACAGCGTGCTCACCAGCACCTTCGGACTGCTGTTCGCCGGCGGGCTGCTCGCCGCACGCCGCTCGGGCCGCGACCTCCCCGAGCGCGTCGGGGTGCGGGACCTCGCGCTCGGCGGCATCGCCACCTACAAGCTGAGCCGCATGATCACCAAGGACAAGGTGACCGCGTTCGCCCGCGCGCCGTTCACGCGCTTCCAGGAGAAGGCCGGCCACGGCGAGGTGGAGGAGGCGGCGCGCGGGCGCGGCCTGCGCTACGCGATCGGCGAGCTGCTGGTGTGCCCGTACTGCCTGGGGCAGTGGGTGGCCGGCGCGTTCACCGTCGGGTTCGTGTTCGCGCCCCGGCTCACGCGCCTGCTCGCCGGGATGTGGACGATGTACGCGATCGCCGACGTGGCCCAGCTCGGCTACAAGGCGCTCGAGGAGCAGAGCTGA
- a CDS encoding phytoene desaturase family protein, producing the protein MDDVRDRRRGPARLQGARGAELNVLVVGGGHNGLVAALHVARGGADVTVLEHADRIGGAATSVECTLPGFVHDSCAAFLPMAAVSPAMRELGLDVDWVNPDTVLAHPFDDGTAIALHRDVDRTVESLGAAGPGWARAMQQLLPHASAIAEAVLGRLPPVRAGTRVALGLNRDLVEWARRLLGSAEALGLDLFDGDRRATAWLSGSAQHSGLPPTAALSGAFGMLLQLTGHSHGWLLPRGGVQALTDALVREATAAGATLRTGASVERIRLRGGRVVGVQLRGGEEVAGDAIISTVSATVLARMLPEGALPGRLERRLKVWRAGTAPFKLDYALAGPMPWTAAEPRTSGVVHLAGPLEDLVRAADTARRGEVPERPALVVGQQSLHDPTRAPAGRHTLYVYGHVPARYEPSDDEVVARIEAQLDRFAPGWRSLVLARAQRSPAQTEAENPSLVGGDLAGGSYEIDQQLVFRPAPSLSRYKTPIDGLYMAGASTHPGGAVHGMSGRGAAQALLRARRVRSLLPHPA; encoded by the coding sequence GTGGACGATGTACGCGATCGCCGACGTGGCCCAGCTCGGCTACAAGGCGCTCGAGGAGCAGAGCTGAACGTCCTCGTCGTCGGCGGCGGGCACAACGGCCTCGTGGCCGCTCTCCACGTCGCGCGCGGCGGCGCCGACGTGACCGTGCTCGAGCACGCCGACCGGATCGGCGGCGCGGCCACCTCCGTCGAGTGCACGCTGCCGGGCTTCGTCCACGACTCGTGCGCGGCGTTCCTGCCGATGGCGGCCGTGTCGCCGGCGATGCGCGAGCTCGGCCTGGACGTCGACTGGGTGAACCCCGACACGGTGCTCGCGCACCCGTTCGACGACGGCACGGCGATCGCGCTGCACCGCGACGTGGACCGCACGGTCGAGTCGCTCGGCGCCGCCGGACCCGGCTGGGCCCGCGCGATGCAGCAGCTGCTGCCGCACGCGTCCGCGATCGCCGAGGCCGTGCTCGGCCGGCTGCCGCCCGTGCGCGCCGGGACACGGGTCGCGCTCGGGCTCAACCGCGATCTGGTCGAGTGGGCGCGCCGGCTGCTCGGCTCGGCCGAGGCGCTCGGGCTGGACCTGTTCGACGGCGACCGCCGGGCGACCGCGTGGCTGTCCGGCTCGGCGCAGCACAGCGGCCTGCCGCCGACCGCGGCGCTCAGCGGCGCGTTCGGGATGCTGCTGCAGCTGACCGGCCACAGCCACGGCTGGCTGCTGCCGCGTGGCGGTGTACAAGCGCTGACCGACGCGCTCGTCCGTGAGGCGACCGCCGCGGGCGCGACGCTGCGCACCGGCGCGTCGGTCGAGCGGATCCGGCTGCGCGGCGGCCGCGTCGTCGGCGTCCAGCTCCGCGGCGGGGAGGAGGTCGCGGGCGACGCGATCATCTCGACCGTCTCGGCCACGGTCCTCGCGCGGATGCTCCCGGAGGGCGCGCTGCCCGGCCGGCTCGAGCGGCGGCTGAAGGTCTGGCGCGCGGGCACGGCGCCGTTCAAGCTCGACTACGCGCTGGCCGGGCCGATGCCGTGGACGGCGGCGGAGCCGCGCACGTCCGGCGTGGTGCACCTCGCCGGCCCGCTCGAGGACCTGGTGCGCGCGGCGGACACCGCCCGCCGCGGCGAGGTGCCCGAGCGGCCCGCGCTGGTGGTCGGCCAGCAGTCCCTGCACGATCCGACCCGCGCGCCCGCCGGCCGGCACACCCTCTACGTGTACGGGCACGTGCCCGCGCGCTACGAGCCGTCCGACGACGAGGTCGTCGCCCGGATCGAAGCGCAGCTCGACCGCTTCGCCCCGGGGTGGCGGTCGCTCGTGCTGGCCCGGGCGCAGCGCTCCCCGGCGCAGACCGAGGCGGAGAACCCGAGCTTGGTCGGCGGCGATCTGGCGGGCGGCTCCTACGAGATCGACCAGCAGCTCGTCTTCCGCCCGGCGCCGTCCCTGTCGAGGTACAAGACCCCGATCGACGGGCTCTACATGGCCGGGGCGTCGACCCACCCGGGCGGCGCCGTCCACGGCATGAGTGGCCGCGGCGCCGCCCAGGCGCTCCTGCGCGCTCGGCGCGTCCGGTCGCTGCTACCGCACCCGGCGTAG